The proteins below are encoded in one region of Mauremys reevesii isolate NIE-2019 linkage group 15, ASM1616193v1, whole genome shotgun sequence:
- the LOC120383450 gene encoding E3 ubiquitin-protein ligase TRIM11-like translates to MATDNPVESLQEEATCPICLEYFKDSVTIDCGHNFCRACIAQCWEGSNTDVSCPQCRETVQQGNLRPNRKLANVVEIAKRLSLQAAKGAGEERVCGEHQETLKLFCEEDQTSVCVVCHLSRAHRDHRVVPIKEAAQEYKEKLQGALDPLRKELEEALALMSAEEEEITEWQGKVKNRREMIAGEFNKLHTLLREEEQLLLQSLEEEEKETLQRLQENVTKLSQQSSSLQQLITELEEKCQQPVVELLKDVKSTLSRSENVNLQEPEAVSTDLKNVYKISLDMREALQRFGGEWILLGHSAVLCLGLWTEPGTPGHAWAQLTGLEL, encoded by the exons ATGGCCACGGACAACCccgtggaaagtctccaggaggaagctacgtgccccatctgtctggagtattttaaGGACTCGGTGACTATAgactgtgggcacaatttctgccgagcctgcatcgcccagtgctgggagggatcgaATACAGacgtctcctgccctcagtgcagagaaactgtgcaacaggGAAACCTCAGGCCGAACAGGAAGCTGGCAAATGTTGTGGAAATAGCCAAACGTctgagtttacaggcagcaaagggagcaggagaggagagggtgtgtggggaacacCAGGAGACTCTGAAACTtttctgtgaagaggatcaaacttCTGTCTGTGTGGTTTGCCATCTGTCCCGGGCTCACAGAGATCACAGGGTGGTTCCCATaaaggaggctgcccaggagtacaag GAGAAACtccagggagccctggaccctctgaggaaggagctggaagaggccCTGGCTCTGATGtctgcagaggaggaggagatcacAGAGTGGCAG GGGAAAGTGAAGAATAGGAGAGAGATGATTGCCGGTGAATTTAACAAACTGCACACACtgctgagagaggaggagcagctgcttctgcagagcctggaggaggaggagaaggagactcTGCAGAGACTACAGGAAAATGTCACCAAACTCTCCCAGCAAAgctcctctctgcagcagctgatcACAGAGCTAGAGGAGAAgtgtcagcaaccagttgtggagCTGCTAAAG gatgtgaaaagcacattgagcag GAGTGAGAATGTGAACCTCCAGGAACCAGAAGCTGTTTCTACTGACCTGAAGAACGTGTATAAAATTTCCCTTGACATGAGGGAAGCGCTGCAGAGATTTGGAGGTGAGTGGATTCTACTGGGACATTCAGCTGTGTTGTGCCTGGGGCTCTGGACAGAGCCTGGGACCCCAGGACACGCATGGGCCCAGCTGACAGGTTTGGAGCTGTGA